Part of the Ammospiza caudacuta isolate bAmmCau1 chromosome 3, bAmmCau1.pri, whole genome shotgun sequence genome, TGTCAAAAAAAGCAATATTGCTGTAATTTGATAAAATAGTAGATAGTTATAGGATCATGGAACATCCTGAGGGACACACAAGGATCACCCAGTCCAGCTCCTGAGCagtgagctgtgccaggctgtgctccttgtgcagcccagggagggaaagggcaaTTCCTCCTTTCCTAAGGCAGGAcacctcagcccagcagcaaacCAAGCTCTGCAGgtccagctcctggttcctggATGTGAGGGATCCTCATCCACCCCTTTAATTCCATCCAGCGCCTGTGAATCACctggctggggagcagtgaGGTGAAGCCATCTGGCATCTCCCTGCATTCCTGCTCAGCCAAACGTTCAGCTGCGGGAGGAGAGGGTTATTATAGGGGAGAAAGCTTGCCTGGAGGGGGACAGGACAGAcctttcccatcccaaattctCGCTGCAGCCCTGGAATGTGACGTCTCCCATCTCTTTTCCCACCATCCCTAGAGACCATCTCAGAGGTCTAAAAAGCCTCATTCCATTGCCACCACTGGCTGCAGAACCTCCCTTCACTGCTTTCAGCCTCTTCTTTGTGTCTTTTCATCTATTTAGGCTGCAAGTTCTCTTCTGCTCCCTCTTACTCATCTCACTGCACAGGAAAATACTCGACCTGTACAAAATCTCTCAGTGCTACTGCAGCACAAACCCCTTCTCTGTGTCTGTTGTCAGTCTGAACCACcatgaaaaaacatttttaatataaaatattatttttattcagcaCATAAGTTATTGAATAAATACAGATTAAATTTATCAATATTTTTATACTCTAAGCACACAGAGAATCATAAATACAGCCATAAATAGAAGacataaatagaaaaatagatATCTGTTGGTTCTTTACCATTTTAGCACTCAACAAGTGGAATCAATTGCCTCCCAAAATGTTTTGCAATAAATCGATTGCAGCAGTGACATAAACCCAGACTGTGGTGACAACCAGGCCTGGTGGCACCAATGTCTGACTGACACCAGTGAGCAGGGATGgccagagaagggaaatggaatAGGGATgaagaagggagggaggaaggtgCAGGATGAGGAATTTTTTGTGGCAGTGCTAGTGGACAGGTATTCAATTAGAGCAATTTACTGCCAAGGACAATTTCAGAAACTCCAATTAGTTTGATTCACCAAAATGATATAAACCACAatgaaaaataagtttaaaaaaaaatcactgctttcCCCTCTCACTGCCTAGGGCCACAAAAGAAACTCTTCCTCCCTTCCACCACCAGCTACCAACGATCCCCATCCTGAAACCCATAAATGAACAATATTTCATTATGAAACCCATAAATGAACAGCAAGAATCATGACTTTCAGGAGACAATTTGAAAGGGGAATGACGAGTTAAATTCCTGGAATGTGAGGCGGGCAGCTGTGGGATTCCACCagagggatttttatgggatttacTCCCTCTTCCCCACACTGCCTGTCCTGATGGCTGATGCTAGGACTGGTGCTGGATGACGGGGGTGACACAGGTGCAGCCCACGGTGATGATTCTCTTCTCCAGGCGGTAGGAGGGGACGCAGCCGCGTTGCTCCCGCCGCAGCACCAGGATCTGCTGCTGGATGGGCACCGAGTTGAGGCCGTGGTCCTCCTGCCCCTGGGGGGTCACACAGCCCGACAGGCGGCACTGGGCATCGGCAATCACCCGCGGGAAGCGGTCGGGATCCTCGTCCAGCCTGGGAACATGGACACAAAACTGACTTAAGCACTTGTGTTACACTGCTatatttttctggaaaagtCTCCTCgctgggattttttctcctgggaagctgagaagcctcagagaaaaaggaaaacaatattgtCCTGGATTGTCAAGCAAATTGTATTCTATTTACCATCTGtactgtgaccgtgttcacaggggtccgaggatgagggaagagatgaggatctgactccatgtttcagaaggctgatttattattttatgatatatattatattaaaactatactaaaagaatagaagaaaggatttcatcagaaggctagctaagaatagaaaaagaaggaatgataacaaaggcttgtgtctcagacagagagtccgagccagctgggccatgattggccattaattagaaacaaccaacacgggccaatcacagatccacctgttgcattccacagcagcaaataatcattgtttacattttgttcttgaagcctctcagcttctcaagaggaaaaaccctaaagaaagaatttttgataaaagatgtctgtgacactgtaTGGCAGCTGTCTTCTGttaagtgggcagttttccttatctcttccataACTGTGGAGACATCTGATAAcaggctattgaatgtcactgcatgactgataagagctacagcatcccattgtgaAATGTtccgcccagagggaggagctacctggatataatctggagattctggaacatCAGCAGTGCTTTCCTCTCTTGGATTTCACAGAGGAACACCTGCTCTTTTCCCCTGGATTTTCAGAGGAAGATTACACCCCTTTTCTACAGTATCCCTGTTCCAGCAGAACCACatctgacactgcaggagggctgcagccacatttccaattggactgctaccaacaccctgacccacagagtgtcaggttgtgttctaactctgtcagtgttgctctagtgtactgcattgtttatctttttttttttccctattaaagaattgttattccctgctcccatattttttgcctaagagccccttaatttaaaatttatggcAATTTGGAAAAGAAGGGGGGaagggtttacattttccatttcaggggaggttCCTGCCCTTCTTAGCAAATACCTGTCTTTTGAAACCAAGAcaaatattatctcatttgcttctcctatgttttgctgctttggaatgtggctggggattgtttatccaacatgtgaattgttttgacttaataGCCAATCATGGTTCAGCTGTGTCGAGGCTCTTGAGAGTCTCAAGTTTTTCATTAGcatcttgttaagccttctgtaagtatcctttgtctattctttagtattaatataatataatataatataatataatataatataatataatataatataatatataataccataaaataataaattagccttctaaaaACATAAAGTCaaattcatcattcctccccaCAACGGGGAACTCCAATAATACCACACACCTTGATGTTGTGGTTTGGTAGGATCTTCAAGTTTATATCTCTATCATACTATTTAACCTGTGCTTTCTCACTGTGAGGCACAAAGGATTTCCTTATCCTCAGTGGTTTTACAATGATTTCCCAGAAATGGATTCAGCACTGGCAGGGTAATATTGCTGTACCATTCTTTAGGAGCTGATGAATGGAGTGGGGCTGGGTTAAATAATACAGAACTCACAACTGGCCTAttcatttttgtttgggtttaaTTTCAGTATTTGGATGTTTCTTTCTATTAGGAAAATGTGAAATGTCAATGTACTCACATCTTCTTTTCCTAGAGGcataattaatttcattattatttcaaCCCCATGCAACACTACAAGCTTGGGGCAGAGGAGTTAGAAAGGTActcagaggagctggggaagggtctggagcacaaaaagtagctgaaggagctgggaaaggcactcagcctggagaaaaggaggctcaggggggaccttgtggctctgcacaactcctgacaggaggggacagccaggggagtcgggctctgctcccagggaacaagaggaaacagcctcaagttgctccaggggaggtttagattggatattaagaaaaatttcttccctgaaaggGTTGTTAAGGCCTGGCACAACTGCCcaggtggaatcaccatccctggagggctTTAAAAGCCATGTGCatgtgacacctggggacacgggtcagtggtggccttggcagtgctgggggaatggttggactcaaaGACCTCAGAGGGCTTTTTCAGcctcaatgattctgtgattgataaAGACTGAAAAGATGATTAGGAACCATTCCAGTGACAGCCCCTTGCACTGCAAACAGTTTTTCTTGAAGAAATCTCAGCCAACGTGAGAACCATATTCATGGGACTCTGGGCATACACTGAGAATGAACCACAGTCACCACAAAACACCATTTGTGGTGTGGCACTGCCCTCACAGTTTAGAGAACACCAGAACAGTTACCTGTAATCCCAAGGAGCGAGAGACCGGTTCCTGACATCGTGGATCATCCCAAAGGCTTGGTCTGAGTTGCTGATCCGGATGTCAACGTTCACTGTtgtggggaatttgggatc contains:
- the LOC131556133 gene encoding interleukin-17F-like, translated to MAFSSSAGFRSLVLVLLLALTVRSSPHRKAGASARLREGCLNQKDPKFPTTVNVDIRISNSDQAFGMIHDVRNRSLAPWDYRLDEDPDRFPRVIADAQCRLSGCVTPQGQEDHGLNSVPIQQQILVLRREQRGCVPSYRLEKRIITVGCTCVTPVIQHQS